A DNA window from Marinitoga litoralis contains the following coding sequences:
- a CDS encoding glycine betaine ABC transporter substrate-binding protein yields MKKIGVILLLVILSLNVFAAKTVVVGAKMFTEGYVLANMISQLLKNAGFRVEEQFGLTSFPLRAAIENGQVDIYSEYTGTAWAAYFKQTKNIYDPYELFNEVAKLDYEKNKIVWINMIPFNDTYAMAVRNEFAEKNNIRTLSDLAKFVNEGNKVIFGVNPEFYERADGFFAMAKAYGMDVPKKYVKTMEAGLTYEAVSAGKIDVAMVYSTDAKLLKYNLTVLKDDKSFFPLYNPAVLVREEVLNKYPEIKEILKPLTLYLNENIIIRLNYLVDVEGIEPEIVARNFLRGLGLIK; encoded by the coding sequence GTGAAAAAAATTGGAGTAATATTATTATTAGTTATTTTAAGTTTAAATGTTTTTGCTGCTAAAACTGTAGTTGTTGGAGCAAAAATGTTTACAGAAGGATATGTTTTGGCAAATATGATATCACAACTTTTAAAAAATGCAGGATTTAGGGTTGAAGAACAATTTGGTTTAACCTCATTTCCATTAAGAGCTGCTATAGAAAATGGACAGGTGGACATTTATTCCGAATACACTGGAACAGCATGGGCTGCATATTTTAAACAAACAAAAAACATATATGATCCATATGAATTATTTAATGAAGTAGCTAAATTAGATTATGAAAAAAATAAAATTGTATGGATAAATATGATTCCTTTTAATGACACATATGCTATGGCAGTTAGAAATGAATTTGCAGAAAAAAATAATATCAGAACACTTTCTGATTTAGCAAAATTTGTAAATGAAGGAAATAAGGTCATATTTGGTGTTAATCCAGAATTTTATGAAAGAGCAGATGGTTTTTTTGCAATGGCAAAAGCATATGGTATGGATGTTCCTAAAAAATATGTAAAAACTATGGAGGCTGGTTTAACATATGAAGCTGTATCTGCAGGAAAAATAGATGTTGCAATGGTTTATTCAACAGATGCTAAATTATTAAAATATAACTTAACTGTATTAAAAGATGATAAGAGCTTTTTTCCATTATATAACCCAGCTGTATTGGTTAGAGAAGAAGTTTTAAATAAATATCCAGAAATCAAAGAAATTTTGAAACCCTTAACTCTTTATTTAAATGAAAATATAATTATTAGGTTAAATTATTTAGTAGATGTTGAAGGTATAGAACCAGAAATAGTAGCTAGAAATTTTTTAAGAGGATTAGGATTAATTAAATAA
- a CDS encoding ABC transporter permease encodes MYIFSYFIDNFNIVIERTIEHLIIFLISWSLSVIFGVIIGIYITRKKRRKYTNLALSITGITQSVPSIAVIALIFLFMGIGKLTAITALFLYGLVPIIFNTTSGIISISPKIIEIAEGMGMNEKDILYKVEVPIALPAIFSGIRNSAIINIATATVASVIGGGGLGVIIFTGLSHYNAPIIFAGVLPVSILAILVDTILGILEKKSVSKGLITEI; translated from the coding sequence ATGTATATTTTCTCTTATTTTATTGATAATTTTAATATTGTTATTGAAAGAACAATAGAACATTTAATAATATTTCTTATATCTTGGTCTCTTTCTGTAATATTTGGTGTTATTATCGGAATATATATTACTAGAAAAAAAAGAAGAAAATATACTAATTTAGCTCTTTCAATAACAGGTATAACACAATCTGTACCTAGTATTGCTGTAATAGCTTTAATATTCTTGTTCATGGGAATAGGAAAACTTACAGCTATAACCGCTTTGTTTTTATACGGATTAGTCCCAATAATATTTAATACTACATCGGGTATTATAAGTATAAGTCCAAAAATAATTGAAATTGCTGAAGGTATGGGAATGAATGAAAAGGATATATTATACAAAGTAGAAGTACCTATTGCATTACCAGCAATATTTTCTGGAATTAGAAACTCTGCTATAATCAATATTGCTACTGCTACAGTAGCCTCAGTTATTGGTGGAGGTGGTTTGGGAGTAATAATATTTACAGGTTTATCTCATTATAATGCACCTATTATTTTTGCTGGTGTTTTACCAGTTTCAATTTTAGCAATATTAGTAGATACTATTTTAGGCATTTTAGAAAAAAAATCAGTTTCTAAAGGTTTAATTACAGAAATTTAA